CGGATCGGTCAGGCCGGCGTTGGAGGGGACCCAGCTCTCGCCTCCGTCGGTGCTCTTGAACACTCCTCCCAGCTCCCCGCCGGCGTAGACGGTCGCGGGATGGACGGGATCGACGACGACCGCGTCGAGCGGGCCCCCGGGAGGCCCGATCGGGTGCCAGGAAGGGACCGCGTCCGCCGCCGCGCCCGAGAGGAGGGCCGACAGCAGGATTCCGCGTCCGAGGAGCTCGAGGCAGGGGCCGCCGTTGGGCATGGAGATCCTCCGATCAGGGAATCGAGCGTTTCGTCTTCTCCGGTCGCGGCGCCGACGCCGGGATCACGGGGCCGCGTCTGGCGAAAAAGTCGAGCTCCTGCACGCTCGAGCCGTCGAGGCCGGCGAAGACCCGGCTCCGTGCGTCGTCGGCGAGAACGGCCAAGGCGTGCGGGTTCGCGAGCCCGGTGTTCAGCGGGCTCCAGTGGGCGCCCCCGTCCTGACTCCGGAATATTCCGCCGCCGTACGTCGCCGCATAGACCAGGCCTTCCGTCTGCCTCCCGGCCGACAGCGACTCGACCTCGCGGTCCGTCAGTCCGGTGTTGACCGCGGTCCAATGCGCGGCGCCGTCGGTCGTCCGGTAGACCCCCGCGCCGGAGAACCCGGCATAAACGGTCTGGTGCGCGAGAGGATCGACCGTGAGGGCGACGACCTGGCCGGACGGGAGGCCCGCCCCGGCCGGAATCCAGCTCTGAGCGCCGTCGCCGGTCCGGAAGACGCCGCTTCCCGTGCCCGCATAGAGCACGAGCGGATTCGTCGGATCGGCGGCGAGGGCCTTGACGGAGCGGTCCGAAAGGCCCGAGTTCGCCGGGTGCCAGCTCGCCCCCTGGTCGTGGCTCACGAAGACTCCCCCGTTGCCGGGATCCGGCGACGACGGGTCTCCGGCGAGATAGAGAGTCACCGGCGATCCCGTCGCGACGACCGCATAGAACCAGTTCCCGGCGATCCCGGCGCTCGAGCTCTTCCACGTGGAACCTCCGTCGCTGCTCACCTGGAACTTCGACGAGTAGGCCGCCGCATAGACCGTCGACGGGCTGACCGGATCGATGGCGAGGCCCGCAACGAACAGACCGGTGCCGCTCGTCGGCGGAAGCCAGTTTGCGCCGCCGTCGGTCGACCGGAACACCCCCTCCCCGTAGGTTCCGGCGAACAGCCGAAGGGGCGACGGCTCGAGAGCCAGCGACGTGACGGTCTGGCTCGTGAGCCCCCGCTCGCGGAGGCTCCAGTGCGCGCCGCCGTCGATCGAGCGAAAGAGGTTGTCCCCGCCGACATAGACGGTTCCCGGATGGACGGGATCCGCCGCGATCGCGTCCATTCCGGACGTCGGGAGACCGGCATTCGCCGGAGTCCAATGGGCGCCCCCGTCAGCGCTTCGAAAGACGCCCTCCTCGAGCGAGACCGCAAAAAACGTCTGACCGCCGGCGGGCGTCATGGCGTAGATCTCGCCCGAGGAGCCCGCGGTGGCGGCCCAGCTGTCTCCGCCGTTCGTGCTGAGATAAACCCCGTCGCCGGTCCCCGCCCAGATCCGGGAAGGCTGCGAGGGATCGACGAGGAGAGAAGGAAAATCGGTCTGGACGGGCAGGCCGCCGTGGAGCGTGTCCCAGCTGAGGGCCCCGTCCGTCGTCCGATAGAGGTGGCCGTTGTAGGTCCCGGCGAAAGCCGTCGCCGGATGTGACGGATCGATGGCGAGCGAGGTGACGAAGAGGTCCCCTTGCATTCCCGCCGCCCGCCCCGCCCAGCTCGCTCCTCCATCCAGGCTCTCGTAGATTCCGCTCTCCGACTCTCCCGCGAGTACCCGCTGATCGTTGGTCGGGTCGACCGCGATCGCCCGGATGTCGGCGCCGTCCGGCAGGCCCCCGTTGCCCGCAGTCCAGTGAGACCCGCCGTCGGAGCTCCGGAAGACTCCTTCCTGCGTCCCGACGAGCAGGGTCGTGGGTTGCACCGGATCGAGCGCGATGGCGTTGACCGTGAGGTTACCGAGACCGTCGATCATCTGTGACCACTGCGTTCCCGAATCGACGCTCCGGAAGACTCCCCCGTTGAACGTGACGGCGTAGAGGATCGCGGGATTCGAGGGGTTCACGGCGATCTGATCGATCGGGCCACCGAGCGGCCCGGAGGAAGACCATGCCGGGACGCCGGCGCGAGCGGGCACCGCGGCGAACCACCCGAGGAGAAGCAGCACAGGGAGAGCCCGGCACTTCATCGAAGTGACTCCGCGGAGCAGGGGAATGCGCGAGAAATGGTCACGGCAGCCGGACGGCCGTCATTATACTCCCGGCGCAGTTTCGTCTCCGGCGA
This genomic interval from Thermoanaerobaculia bacterium contains the following:
- a CDS encoding YCF48-related protein, whose product is MLLLLGWFAAVPARAGVPAWSSSGPLGGPIDQIAVNPSNPAILYAVTFNGGVFRSVDSGTQWSQMIDGLGNLTVNAIALDPVQPTTLLVGTQEGVFRSSDGGSHWTAGNGGLPDGADIRAIAVDPTNDQRVLAGESESGIYESLDGGASWAGRAAGMQGDLFVTSLAIDPSHPATAFAGTYNGHLYRTTDGALSWDTLHGGLPVQTDFPSLLVDPSQPSRIWAGTGDGVYLSTNGGDSWAATAGSSGEIYAMTPAGGQTFFAVSLEEGVFRSADGGAHWTPANAGLPTSGMDAIAADPVHPGTVYVGGDNLFRSIDGGAHWSLRERGLTSQTVTSLALEPSPLRLFAGTYGEGVFRSTDGGANWLPPTSGTGLFVAGLAIDPVSPSTVYAAAYSSKFQVSSDGGSTWKSSSAGIAGNWFYAVVATGSPVTLYLAGDPSSPDPGNGGVFVSHDQGASWHPANSGLSDRSVKALAADPTNPLVLYAGTGSGVFRTGDGAQSWIPAGAGLPSGQVVALTVDPLAHQTVYAGFSGAGVYRTTDGAAHWTAVNTGLTDREVESLSAGRQTEGLVYAATYGGGIFRSQDGGAHWSPLNTGLANPHALAVLADDARSRVFAGLDGSSVQELDFFARRGPVIPASAPRPEKTKRSIP